The following coding sequences lie in one Lolium perenne isolate Kyuss_39 chromosome 2, Kyuss_2.0, whole genome shotgun sequence genomic window:
- the LOC127333714 gene encoding LOW QUALITY PROTEIN: small ribosomal subunit protein uS10m (The sequence of the model RefSeq protein was modified relative to this genomic sequence to represent the inferred CDS: deleted 1 base in 1 codon), whose protein sequence is MLRHAAHRLASRAAAGSISRRALATEVGKPIEETKEDVYPKRMQSESLPAKIRIVMKSFNSQKDNLSGLEPYMRKVGLPESRSLYTVLRSPHIDKKSREQFSMHVKKCFVEKKAETHELAKKFFWLKRLRILGAQYEINISFKTRLDKKIGCRKSVGLLRQYFQAKKGGRLEKEGGWVIELSPGSE, encoded by the exons atGCTGCGCCACGCCGCCCACCGCTTGgcctcccgcgccgccgccggctccATCAGCCGCAGGGCCCTCGCCACGGAG GTTGGCAAGCCTATTGAGGAGACCAAGGAAGATGTGTACCCAAAGAGGATGCAGTCTGAAAGCTTGCCTGCCAAGATACGCATCGTGATGAAATCTTTCAATAGCCAAAAGGACAATCTGAGTGGGCTTGAGCCTTACATGCGCAAGGTTGGGTTGCCTGAATCGCGATCCTTGTACACCGTGTTGCGATCACCTCATATTGATAAGAAATCCAGGGAGCAATTCTCAATGcatgtgaagaaatgtttcgtgGAAAAAAAGGCGGAGACACATGAATTAGCCAAGAAGTTCTTCTGGTTAAAACGGCTGCGTATATTGGGGGCTCAGTATGAAATCAATATTAGCTTCAAGACCCGTTTGGAT AAAAAGATTGGCTGCCGCAAAAGTGTGGGCCTGCTCCGACAGTATTTCCAAGCCAAAAAGGGAGGCAGGTTAGAAAAAGAAGGTGGTTGGGTTATTGAGTTATCCCCTGGTTCAGAATAA